One Nostoc sp. UHCC 0302 DNA window includes the following coding sequences:
- a CDS encoding VOC family protein: MTQTKIEGIYEVCIGIPEPISAIQYWEQFGYRIGQVGELNADIANQLYGVNSSLRSIRLYHQNADHGLVRLLVWQNPTHQGLGTESMKVKGNRWATTLTADVLSILNHVEDAKAAGWPIRYTNPYWEVIYNKERKSRPFVEQAVGVREMLLLQPLARQVLFQRFGYTLPHYGQINPNAAFKTSQFTHMGIITQDDSKETVRFYEEVLGLLRVRDNVETSYESSPAGRHIFDLNPGEKFIVTTFDDPRSSKSDLMAARSGRLYIIRFPEYVNLESRFEAAEPGSLGVSLYTYRVQGIEEYCDRIKASTAKKITPIISNEFGEKSFSFVAPDGYFWTLLEGN, translated from the coding sequence ATGACCCAAACTAAAATTGAAGGTATTTATGAAGTGTGTATTGGCATCCCAGAGCCAATTTCTGCAATTCAATATTGGGAGCAATTTGGCTATCGTATTGGTCAAGTGGGTGAATTGAACGCAGATATAGCCAATCAATTATATGGAGTGAATTCCTCTTTACGTTCAATTCGTCTTTACCATCAAAACGCAGATCATGGTTTAGTTCGTCTCCTAGTTTGGCAAAATCCCACACATCAGGGTTTAGGAACAGAGTCAATGAAAGTTAAGGGAAATCGCTGGGCAACAACCTTAACTGCTGATGTATTAAGTATTTTAAATCATGTAGAAGATGCAAAAGCCGCAGGTTGGCCTATCAGGTACACTAACCCTTACTGGGAAGTCATTTACAACAAAGAAAGAAAAAGTCGTCCTTTCGTGGAACAGGCTGTTGGAGTGCGAGAAATGCTGCTATTGCAACCCTTGGCTAGACAGGTTTTATTTCAAAGATTTGGCTATACACTGCCGCATTATGGACAAATCAACCCTAACGCTGCTTTTAAAACTAGTCAGTTTACCCATATGGGAATCATTACTCAAGATGATAGCAAAGAAACCGTAAGGTTTTACGAAGAAGTTTTGGGGTTGCTGCGTGTGCGTGATAATGTTGAGACTAGCTATGAATCTTCACCAGCGGGTCGACATATTTTTGACCTCAACCCTGGAGAAAAGTTTATTGTTACTACCTTTGATGACCCACGTTCTTCAAAATCTGACTTGATGGCTGCACGCAGCGGCAGACTTTACATCATTCGCTTTCCAGAATACGTCAATTTAGAATCGCGTTTTGAAGCAGCCGAACCAGGGAGCCTGGGAGTTTCTCTCTACACTTATCGTGTACAGGGAATAGAAGAGTATTGCGATCGCATCAAAGCGAGTACTGCAAAAAAAATTACTCCCATCATTAGCAATGAGTTTGGCGAGAAGAGCTTCTCTTTTGTTGCACCAGATGGTTACTTTTGGACTTTACTAGAAGGCAACTAA
- a CDS encoding CopG family transcriptional regulator: MNKKWAVKRITLNLGLIESKKLERYCAITGRPATDVIRELIRSLPITHPEAFEHSSPMKGNSIAHIHKPVTMG, from the coding sequence ATGAACAAAAAATGGGCTGTTAAAAGAATTACACTAAATCTTGGATTGATTGAGAGCAAAAAACTTGAACGATATTGTGCAATCACGGGCAGGCCAGCAACTGATGTGATTCGTGAGCTGATTCGCTCTCTTCCAATAACCCACCCAGAAGCATTTGAACATTCTTCACCCATGAAAGGTAACTCTATTGCACATATCCATAAGCCAGTTACTATGGGTTAA
- a CDS encoding aldo/keto reductase, translated as MQTKQLGNSELHITPIGFGAWAIGGGGWAFGWGAQDDQESIEAINRALDLGVNWIDTAAVYGLGHSEEVVAKALKARSDRPYIFTKCSMIWDESGKIGRSLKADSVRQEVEGSLRRLDIETIDLYQIHWPNPDSDIEEGWTTLSKLKDEGKVRYIGVSNFNVEQLKRVQEIAPVTSLQPPYSLVKRDVENEILPFCKENNIGVIVYSPMQSGLLTGAMTSERVANLPDDDWRKTSSEFQEPRLSRNLKLVEILQHIGQQHGRSAGEVAIAWTLNNPAVTAAIVGGRNPKQVEGIIGASEFRLNEQELGEISNFLRDNP; from the coding sequence ATGCAAACCAAACAACTCGGAAATTCAGAGCTTCACATCACCCCAATTGGCTTTGGTGCTTGGGCAATCGGTGGAGGTGGTTGGGCTTTTGGTTGGGGAGCGCAGGACGACCAAGAATCGATTGAAGCAATCAATCGCGCCCTCGATCTCGGCGTGAATTGGATTGATACCGCAGCAGTTTATGGACTAGGGCATTCGGAAGAGGTTGTTGCTAAGGCGCTCAAAGCTCGCTCAGATCGTCCCTATATTTTCACTAAATGCTCAATGATCTGGGATGAATCTGGCAAAATTGGTCGCAGCCTCAAGGCAGATTCAGTCCGACAGGAAGTTGAAGGCAGTTTGCGCCGACTCGACATTGAAACCATTGACCTCTATCAGATTCACTGGCCTAACCCCGATTCAGATATTGAAGAAGGCTGGACAACTCTCAGCAAGCTAAAAGATGAGGGCAAGGTTCGCTATATCGGGGTTTCAAACTTCAATGTCGAGCAGTTAAAACGTGTCCAGGAGATTGCACCAGTCACCTCATTACAGCCGCCTTATTCACTGGTTAAGCGCGATGTCGAAAACGAGATCCTACCTTTCTGTAAGGAAAACAACATAGGTGTGATTGTCTATTCACCTATGCAATCGGGCTTGCTCACAGGAGCAATGACGTCTGAGCGAGTAGCCAACCTGCCAGATGATGATTGGCGCAAGACCAGCAGTGAATTCCAGGAGCCACGTCTATCTCGTAACCTGAAACTCGTCGAGATATTACAGCATATCGGTCAACAACACGGGCGCTCTGCGGGTGAGGTGGCGATCGCTTGGACTTTAAACAATCCTGCGGTTACAGCTGCGATCGTTGGTGGGCGCAACCCCAAACAGGTCGAGGGAATCATCGGTGCAAGTGAATTTCGCCTTAATGAGCAGGAGCTAGGTGAAATTAGCAACTTTCTGCGCGATAATCCATAA
- a CDS encoding M90 family metallopeptidase, whose amino-acid sequence MIQTIIIFVILGLIITAILVSPRLIKQRRNRIKYRSFPPLWNATIENNLPIYLQLSPDERRRLQGHIQVFLREKQFIGCQGVQVTEEMKLTIASVACLLLLNERGEYFSRLRSILIYPSTYFVKQTIATSNYVVEERREARLGESWTKDQVILSWEQVQRDTHNWQDGHNVVLHEFAHQLDQEDGKAEGVPILQRKSDYSIWARVMTEEYKQLCDDVQRGVKTVIDSYGATNPAEFFAVATETFFEKPQQLLNKHPALYELLQDYYQIDPVQWV is encoded by the coding sequence ATGATTCAAACAATTATTATTTTTGTCATCCTTGGGCTGATTATTACTGCAATTTTAGTTAGTCCCAGATTAATTAAACAGCGGAGAAACCGCATTAAATATCGTTCTTTTCCTCCACTTTGGAATGCTACTATTGAAAATAATCTTCCGATTTATCTCCAGCTTTCACCTGATGAACGCAGACGGTTACAAGGACATATTCAAGTGTTCTTAAGAGAAAAACAATTCATTGGTTGCCAAGGAGTACAGGTTACAGAAGAAATGAAACTCACCATTGCTTCTGTTGCCTGTTTACTCTTGCTCAATGAGCGAGGAGAATACTTCTCTAGACTTCGTTCAATTTTGATTTATCCTAGTACTTATTTTGTGAAGCAAACCATTGCCACAAGCAATTATGTTGTTGAGGAAAGGCGTGAGGCTAGATTGGGGGAATCATGGACTAAAGACCAAGTTATACTTTCCTGGGAACAGGTACAACGAGATACTCACAATTGGCAGGATGGACATAACGTCGTACTTCATGAATTCGCCCATCAGTTGGATCAAGAAGATGGGAAAGCAGAAGGTGTTCCTATTTTGCAACGCAAGTCAGATTATTCTATTTGGGCTAGGGTAATGACAGAAGAATATAAACAACTCTGTGATGATGTTCAACGAGGTGTCAAAACTGTAATTGATAGTTATGGCGCAACTAATCCCGCAGAATTTTTTGCTGTAGCGACTGAAACTTTCTTTGAAAAACCACAGCAATTATTGAATAAGCATCCAGCACTTTATGAGTTACTGCAAGATTATTATCAGATAGATCCTGTGCAATGGGTGTAA
- the metK gene encoding methionine adenosyltransferase — protein sequence MKKDFMFTSESVTEGHPDKLCDQISDAIVDRFLQQDPFARVVTECAVSTGIVFIAARFEPNANVDFTNIARQVIDQVGYEQSDFNGRTCSILTSLKELSSNKSHFFDEKSLSDEEIEQITVTNQVTVFGFACNQTNTLMPLPIWLAHKLAKRITEVKRQNILTYLTPDGKTQVGVEYKNRQPHRIHSITVIASQNKPSKPDLQQLQDDIRETVIYPVFEDEDIKPDKQTRIFINPDGPFIKGGPAAHSGLTGRKNAIDTYGEYSKHSGSALSGKDPIRIDRVGAYIARYAAKNIVAAKLADECEVQLSYSIGLSRPVSVQVETFGTGKIADEEITTLLEKNFDFRLAGIIKQFNLRHLPSLNKGSFYKKLAAYGHVGRMDIELPWEKVDKIDVF from the coding sequence ATGAAAAAAGACTTCATGTTTACATCTGAGTCAGTAACTGAGGGGCATCCTGATAAACTTTGTGATCAGATTAGTGATGCGATCGTTGATCGGTTTTTGCAGCAAGACCCCTTCGCCAGAGTAGTCACAGAATGTGCTGTATCTACAGGCATCGTTTTTATAGCAGCAAGATTTGAACCTAATGCCAACGTAGATTTTACTAATATAGCTAGACAAGTTATTGATCAGGTGGGTTACGAGCAATCTGATTTTAATGGTAGAACCTGTAGCATTTTGACAAGTTTAAAAGAATTGTCTTCTAACAAATCTCATTTCTTTGATGAAAAAAGTTTATCTGATGAAGAGATAGAGCAAATTACTGTCACCAATCAAGTAACAGTTTTTGGCTTTGCTTGTAATCAAACAAATACTCTCATGCCATTACCGATATGGCTAGCACACAAACTTGCCAAGCGAATTACTGAAGTAAAACGCCAAAATATACTGACTTATCTTACTCCTGATGGTAAAACTCAAGTAGGAGTGGAATATAAAAATCGTCAACCCCACAGAATCCACAGTATTACAGTTATTGCCAGTCAAAATAAACCATCAAAACCTGATTTGCAACAATTACAGGATGATATTAGAGAAACTGTGATTTATCCTGTATTTGAAGACGAAGATATTAAACCAGATAAACAGACAAGAATATTTATTAATCCTGATGGGCCATTTATTAAAGGTGGCCCAGCAGCTCACTCTGGGTTAACAGGTAGAAAAAATGCTATAGATACCTATGGCGAATATTCAAAACATAGTGGTTCAGCTTTGAGCGGCAAAGATCCAATTAGGATAGATAGAGTAGGAGCATATATTGCCCGTTATGCAGCTAAAAATATAGTAGCGGCAAAATTGGCTGATGAATGTGAGGTACAGCTAAGTTATTCCATAGGACTATCCAGACCTGTTAGTGTCCAAGTTGAAACTTTTGGCACAGGCAAAATTGCTGATGAAGAAATCACAACACTCCTAGAGAAAAATTTTGATTTCCGTCTTGCAGGTATTATCAAACAGTTTAATTTAAGACATTTACCTTCATTAAATAAAGGTAGTTTTTATAAGAAACTTGCTGCCTATGGTCATGTAGGTAGGATGGATATAGAACTCCCTTGGGAGAAAGTAGATAAAATTGATGTTTTTTGA
- a CDS encoding HAD-IC family P-type ATPase: protein MIKAIHTNVKGRARYKINELYRSPHLKQYLERSLSNKAEITYVSANPLTSNILVLFQKDNNPQKIASLIENLILDYQKQGGDLQAAKLTQDKKVSHTKVVSGQEQKIESWHLIPTDNVLTVLNTSKTSGLSSKSAAENLQKYGSNVLAQIATRSDLSILIDQFKSLPVALLGVAAGVSIFTGGLIDAVVIMGVVGLNAVIGYTTESQSERIIHSLRSREQTSTWAIRDSNLIEIPTEDVVLGDILFLKPGIYVAADARLIEADNLSIDESALTGESIPVTKITASLTGEDVPLGDRFNMVYKGTLVTGGQGLAAVVATGKFTEMGKIQQLVGEATAMETPLARQLDEVGSQLVLIGMGICGLVFGLGVLRGYGLVQMLKSSISLAVAAVPEGLPTIATTTLALGIRDMRKNNVLVRSLSAVEALGSVQTICMDKTGTITENRMSVAEIHINTRYITVTDNEFISGKENINLYSCDELLKLIHISVLCNESEVNIEQDGEYTINGSATENALIHIAIGAGVNVIELRQKYPLLQTNLRSENRNIMSTIHGTHDDKKLVAVKGNPAEVIQICQGWMKNGKVVPFTEEDRQALEMENDRMAGKALRVLGVAYSYVDETHNGDNYESNLIWLGLVGMADPIRKGAKELIGDFHQAGIDTVMITGDQSPTAYAIAKELELNRDPQLEILDSTNLNNLTPEALTALSDKVDVFARISPSNKLQIVQALQAAGKVVAMTGDGINDAPALKAAQVGVAMGKGGTDVAREVADIVLEDDRLETMMIAVSRGRTIYNNIRKSVHFLLATNLSEIMVMTTATAVGIGEPLNAIQLLWLNLVTDIFPGLSLAMEAPEPEVLSQPPRNPDEPIIKNSDFGRIAFESATLSVSTLAAYGYAIFRYGIGPQASTVAFLSLTSGQLLHTFSSRSESHSIFNKEKLPNNPYLNTAVTGSFALQLLAIAFPPLKSLLQITPLNAMDAAVIGGSALLPLLVNESTKGTGDSQEAGEQGARRTRKTRGTRRRLRK, encoded by the coding sequence GTGATTAAAGCAATACATACTAACGTTAAAGGAAGAGCAAGATATAAAATTAATGAGCTTTATCGTTCACCACATTTAAAGCAATATTTGGAGCGATCGCTTTCAAATAAAGCAGAAATTACTTATGTTTCGGCAAATCCATTAACTAGCAATATTCTTGTTCTCTTCCAAAAAGACAATAATCCTCAAAAAATCGCTTCATTGATTGAAAATTTAATATTAGATTATCAAAAACAAGGCGGAGATTTACAGGCAGCAAAATTAACACAAGATAAAAAAGTATCCCACACAAAAGTTGTCTCAGGACAAGAGCAAAAGATAGAAAGCTGGCATTTAATACCGACAGATAATGTCTTAACAGTTTTAAATACTTCAAAAACATCAGGATTATCTAGCAAGTCTGCCGCAGAAAATTTGCAAAAATATGGCTCGAATGTCCTAGCCCAAATAGCCACTCGCTCTGATTTAAGTATCTTAATTGACCAGTTTAAATCTCTGCCAGTTGCTTTACTTGGTGTTGCTGCTGGGGTTTCTATTTTCACTGGCGGACTAATTGATGCTGTAGTGATTATGGGTGTGGTTGGTTTGAATGCAGTGATTGGTTACACCACAGAAAGCCAATCAGAAAGAATTATTCATTCTCTCAGAAGTCGCGAACAAACATCAACTTGGGCAATTAGAGATAGCAACCTGATAGAAATCCCCACAGAAGATGTTGTTTTAGGAGATATTTTATTTCTCAAACCCGGCATTTATGTAGCAGCAGATGCCCGACTGATCGAAGCAGATAATCTAAGTATTGATGAGTCTGCCCTAACTGGCGAAAGTATTCCTGTTACTAAAATCACTGCGTCTTTAACTGGTGAAGATGTACCGTTAGGCGATCGCTTTAATATGGTCTACAAAGGAACTTTAGTAACGGGTGGTCAAGGACTGGCTGCGGTTGTAGCCACAGGCAAATTTACCGAAATGGGCAAGATTCAACAACTAGTTGGCGAGGCGACGGCAATGGAAACTCCTTTGGCTAGACAACTAGACGAAGTGGGTAGTCAACTCGTTTTAATCGGTATGGGAATTTGCGGCCTTGTCTTCGGTTTGGGAGTGCTGCGCGGATATGGCTTAGTACAAATGCTCAAATCATCGATATCTTTAGCAGTAGCTGCGGTTCCTGAAGGATTACCGACAATCGCCACTACCACCTTAGCGCTAGGCATCCGAGATATGAGGAAAAATAACGTCCTCGTTCGGAGTCTCAGTGCAGTGGAAGCATTAGGTTCTGTGCAGACGATTTGCATGGATAAAACCGGGACAATTACCGAAAATAGAATGTCGGTGGCGGAAATACATATCAACACCAGATATATTACAGTAACTGACAATGAATTTATTAGCGGCAAAGAGAATATTAACCTCTATAGCTGTGATGAACTTTTAAAGTTGATTCATATCTCAGTTCTTTGCAATGAAAGTGAAGTCAATATAGAGCAAGATGGCGAGTATACTATTAACGGTTCAGCAACAGAAAATGCTCTAATTCACATAGCAATTGGTGCTGGCGTAAATGTTATAGAACTTAGGCAAAAATATCCTCTACTGCAAACAAACTTGCGCTCAGAAAACCGTAACATCATGAGTACAATTCATGGAACTCATGATGACAAAAAGTTAGTAGCTGTTAAAGGCAATCCCGCTGAAGTGATTCAGATATGCCAAGGTTGGATGAAAAATGGCAAAGTTGTGCCTTTTACCGAAGAAGACAGACAGGCGCTGGAGATGGAAAACGATCGCATGGCAGGTAAAGCATTGCGAGTGTTAGGCGTAGCTTATAGCTATGTTGATGAAACTCACAACGGGGATAATTATGAGTCAAACTTAATCTGGTTGGGTCTTGTGGGGATGGCAGACCCGATAAGAAAGGGTGCGAAAGAATTAATTGGTGACTTTCATCAAGCAGGAATCGATACAGTAATGATTACTGGTGATCAAAGTCCAACAGCTTATGCGATCGCTAAAGAATTAGAGTTGAATAGAGACCCCCAATTAGAAATTCTCGATTCTACTAACCTCAACAATCTCACACCTGAAGCACTAACAGCACTCAGCGACAAAGTAGATGTTTTTGCCCGTATCAGTCCTAGCAATAAACTGCAAATTGTCCAAGCATTGCAAGCAGCCGGCAAAGTTGTCGCCATGACTGGCGATGGTATTAACGATGCACCAGCGCTGAAAGCAGCACAAGTTGGTGTAGCAATGGGCAAAGGCGGAACCGATGTGGCGCGTGAGGTTGCAGATATTGTTTTAGAAGATGACAGACTCGAAACAATGATGATTGCTGTCAGCCGGGGACGGACAATCTACAACAACATCAGAAAATCAGTACATTTCCTCCTAGCTACAAACCTCAGCGAAATCATGGTAATGACCACAGCCACCGCAGTGGGAATTGGTGAACCTTTGAATGCCATTCAACTGCTGTGGCTGAATTTGGTGACTGACATTTTCCCTGGACTTTCTCTAGCGATGGAAGCACCAGAACCTGAAGTTTTGAGCCAGCCGCCCCGCAACCCTGACGAACCTATTATTAAGAATTCTGATTTTGGCAGAATTGCTTTTGAATCTGCAACATTATCCGTCAGTACTTTAGCAGCCTATGGCTACGCCATCTTCAGATATGGCATTGGCCCCCAGGCAAGTACTGTTGCTTTTCTGAGTTTAACAAGTGGACAACTTTTACATACATTTAGTAGCCGTTCAGAAAGCCACAGCATATTTAATAAAGAAAAACTACCAAATAATCCTTACTTAAATACCGCTGTTACAGGCTCTTTTGCCCTCCAACTTTTAGCTATAGCTTTCCCTCCATTGAAGAGTCTTTTACAGATTACGCCACTTAATGCTATGGATGCTGCTGTGATTGGAGGTAGTGCTTTACTACCTTTGTTAGTGAATGAAAGTACCAAAGGAACTGGGGACTCTCAAGAGGCAGGGGAGCAGGGGGCAAGGAGGACAAGGAAGACAAGGGGGACAAGGAGGAGATTAAGAAAATAA
- a CDS encoding pyridoxamine 5'-phosphate oxidase family protein codes for MTTSTDQKQQFQKLDELIQDIDYGMFTTVDDDGSLHSYPMSKSGNISDGTLCFFTYASSHKVTEVEHHQQVNVSFSSRDQQRYISISGTAKLVNDREKMRELWKPELQTWFPKGLDEPDIALLKVNINKADYWESQTSFKPQTIS; via the coding sequence ATGACAACTTCTACAGACCAGAAGCAACAATTTCAAAAACTGGATGAATTAATCCAAGATATTGATTATGGGATGTTCACTACAGTTGATGATGATGGAAGTTTACATAGTTACCCTATGTCAAAAAGCGGCAACATCTCTGATGGTACACTTTGCTTTTTTACATATGCTAGTTCCCATAAAGTGACTGAGGTTGAACATCATCAGCAGGTCAATGTCAGTTTTTCCTCACGCGATCAGCAGCGATACATCTCCATCTCAGGTACAGCAAAACTTGTAAACGACCGTGAGAAAATGCGAGAGCTATGGAAGCCGGAACTTCAAACCTGGTTTCCCAAAGGTCTAGACGAACCTGATATTGCTTTGCTCAAAGTAAATATTAACAAAGCTGATTACTGGGAAAGTCAAACCAGTTTTAAGCCACAAACAATTAGTTAA
- a CDS encoding aldo/keto reductase, with amino-acid sequence MAGKNNDEAAQKHLPLELKRRHFLKGIGFIGAGAGALFADHILKGDSEVEASQIQPSSETPIISQTTATGEIPRRPLGKTGVEVSAIGLGGATLGQAKSKEEAIRITHEAIDNGITFMDNAWEYNQHRSEEWMGEALQGRRDKVFLMTKVCTHGRDRKVAMQQLEESLRRLKTDHIDLWQIHEVVYYNDPEMIFRRNGAIEALAQAKKEGKVRFVGFTGHKDPAIHLKMLSYNYPFDTVQMPLNCFDASFRSFERQVLPELNKRGIAAIGMKSLSGNGDAVKKGVVTPQEAIRYAMSLPIATLVSGIDSLQVLRQNLAIARGFQPMQVKEMQALRDRCAQYAADGRFELFKSSKKFDADEGRIQHGFPPQSQVET; translated from the coding sequence ATGGCAGGTAAAAACAATGATGAAGCCGCACAAAAGCATCTGCCTTTAGAGCTAAAGCGGCGGCATTTCTTAAAAGGAATAGGCTTTATTGGTGCAGGTGCGGGGGCATTATTTGCTGACCACATCTTGAAGGGCGATTCTGAGGTAGAAGCGTCACAAATCCAACCATCATCTGAAACTCCAATCATCAGCCAAACCACTGCTACTGGTGAAATTCCCCGCCGTCCATTGGGAAAAACAGGGGTAGAAGTGTCAGCTATTGGATTGGGAGGTGCAACTTTAGGGCAAGCTAAGAGCAAAGAAGAGGCGATTCGCATTACCCATGAAGCTATAGATAACGGCATCACCTTCATGGATAACGCTTGGGAATATAACCAGCACCGCAGTGAAGAGTGGATGGGAGAGGCGTTGCAGGGGAGACGAGATAAAGTCTTTTTGATGACGAAAGTTTGTACCCACGGACGCGATCGCAAAGTGGCAATGCAGCAACTTGAAGAATCTCTGCGTCGCTTGAAAACTGACCACATTGATCTGTGGCAAATCCACGAAGTTGTTTACTACAACGATCCAGAGATGATATTTCGTCGTAATGGGGCAATTGAAGCTCTAGCTCAGGCGAAAAAAGAAGGTAAAGTCAGGTTTGTTGGCTTTACAGGTCACAAAGACCCTGCGATTCATCTGAAAATGCTCTCCTACAATTATCCATTTGACACGGTGCAAATGCCGCTCAATTGCTTTGACGCCAGCTTTAGAAGCTTTGAGCGACAAGTGCTACCAGAACTAAATAAACGGGGAATTGCCGCAATTGGGATGAAAAGCCTCAGCGGCAATGGTGATGCAGTCAAAAAAGGTGTAGTGACACCCCAAGAAGCCATACGCTATGCCATGAGTTTACCGATCGCCACACTCGTCAGCGGTATTGATTCATTGCAAGTACTACGCCAGAACCTAGCGATCGCTCGTGGCTTTCAACCGATGCAGGTAAAAGAAATGCAGGCACTGCGCGATCGTTGCGCTCAATATGCTGCCGATGGGCGTTTTGAACTCTTCAAATCCTCCAAGAAGTTCGATGCTGACGAAGGCAGGATCCAGCATGGCTTTCCGCCTCAAAGTCAAGTGGAAACTTAG